A stretch of the Rhinoderma darwinii isolate aRhiDar2 chromosome 3, aRhiDar2.hap1, whole genome shotgun sequence genome encodes the following:
- the LOC142750617 gene encoding olfactory receptor 5AS1-like, which yields MDKNQTTVPEFFLLGFQIHEPFNILLFTLFLLTYVITLTGDFLIVILVTRSHRLQYPMFYFLKHLSLTEIMFTSNITPNMLYIILRSGGSMSFAGCIIQFYLYIASGSLESLLLTVMSYDRYLAICNPLRYADMMNLQFCRTLVLASWFLSFTLVLITISLLCQLNFCGSNIIDHFFCDFTPLVDLSCSDTSIIRLEVVALSVPIVASTFSFILWTYIYIFIAILNIHSTTGRHKVFSTCSSHLASVCSYYGPLIIIYMVPYRRDSINVNKYLSMLYTVFTPFFNPLIYSLRNEELQRVLWRLLNLAHT from the coding sequence ATGGACAAAAACCAGACAACAGTCCCTGAATTCTTCCTACTTGGTTTCCAAATCCATGAACCTTTCaatatattactttttactttattcttgtTGACATATGTGATAACCCTGACTGGTGATTTTTTGATAGTGATTCTGGTGACAAGAAGTCATCGACTACAATATCCAATGTTTTATTTCCTCAAGCACCTTTCTCTTACGGAAATCATGTTTACGTCTAACATCACCCCAAATATGTTGTATATCATTTTGAGAAGTGGTGGCTCCATGTCATTCGCTGGTTGTATCATTCAATTCTACCTCTACATTGCCTCGGGCAGCTTAGAGTCCCTTCTTCTTACGGTTATGTCATATGATCGGTACCTGGCCATATGTAACCCATTACGCTATGCCGATATGATGAACCTCCAGTTTTGCCGGACCCTGGTCTTAGCCTCTTGGTTTCTGAGCTTCACGCTCGTTTTAATAACCATCTCTCTATTATGTCAACTGAACTTTTGTGGCTCAAATATCATTGACCATTTCTTCTGTGACTTCACTCCTCTTGTGGATCTCTCCTGCTCAGACACTTCTATCATCAGGCTGGAAGTTGTTGCCCTATCTGTCCCTATAGTTGCCTCCACATTTTCTTTTATTCTCTggacatatatttatattttcatcGCCATCCTCAATATTCATTCCACCACCGGGAGACACAAAGTcttctccacctgcagctctcatTTGGCTTCGGTATGCTCGTATTATGGTCCTCTCATTATAATATACATGGTACCATATAGAAGGGATTCCATTAATGTGAACAAGTACTTAtcaatgctgtacactgtgtttacgcctttctttaaccctttaataTACAGTTTAAGGAATGAAGAGCTTCAACGTGTTCTCTGGAGACTACTGAACCttgcacatacataa